In a single window of the Mauremys reevesii isolate NIE-2019 linkage group 3, ASM1616193v1, whole genome shotgun sequence genome:
- the ZBTB2 gene encoding zinc finger and BTB domain-containing protein 2: MDLANHGLILLQQLNAQREFGFLCDCTVAIGDVYFKAHKSVLASFSNYFKMLFVHQTSECVRLKATDIQPDIFSYLLHLMYTGKMAPQLIDPVRLEQGIKFLHAYPLIQEASLASQGTFSHPDQVFPLASSLYGIQIADHQTRHPTKVTSATDKLGRDPRPQASRMSQEPVSEGSQLSQLASSLPQVTRTNMTTADPLQSSLSPELVSTAGNSSPPEEEANMEASSSDEQPASLTIAHVKPSIMKRNGSFPKYYACHLCGRRFNLRSSLREHLQIHTGVPFTSSQQGESSISLSLCNNAAEKDAMEVPEAGMISDSELQQISDSPIIDGQQQAETPPPSDIADIDNLEQADQEREVKRRKYECSICGRKFIQKSHWREHMYIHTGKPFKCSTCDKSFCRANQAARHVCLNQSIDTYTMVDKQTLELCTFEEGSQMDNMLVQTNKPYKCNLCDKTFSTPNEVVKHSCQNQNSVFALEEDRSILLGSEDTEATETDNSVLTSIKKEQEAVLLD; this comes from the exons ATGGATCTGGCCAACCACGGACTTATACTGCTACAGCAGCTAAATGCACAGAGGGAGTTTGGTTTCCTGTGTGACTGCACGGTTGCTATTGGTGATGTCTACTTCAAGGCGCACAAATCTGTCCTTGCTTCTTTCTCCAACTACTTTAAGATGTTGTTTGTTCATCAGACCAG tGAATGTGTCCGTTTGAAAGCAACTGACATACAACCAGATATCTTCAGCTATCTCTTGCATTTGATGTATACTGGGAAGATGGCACCTCAGCTCATTGACCCAGTTCGATTAGAACAGGGAATAAAGTTTCTGCATGCATATCCACTGATTCAAGAGGCCAGCCTTGCCAGCCAGGGTACCTTTTCTCATCCAGATCAAGTTTTTCCATTAGCCTCTTCTTTATATGGCATTCAAATTGCAGATCACCAGACAAGACATCCCACTAAAGTTACCTCAGCAACTGACAAACTTGGGCGAGACCCAAGGCCACAGGCTTCCAGGATGAGCCAAGAACCAGTGTCTGAGGGCTCACAGCTCTCACAGTTGGCTTCAAGTCTGCCACAAGTGACCCGGACAAATATGACCACTGCTGACCCCTTGCAGTCTTCACTGTCTCCAGAACTGGTTTCCACTGCTGGTAATAGTTCTCCTCCAGAGGAGGAAGCCAACATGGAAGCATCTTCTTCAGATGAACAGCCTGCTTCACTCACAATAGCACATGTCAAGCCAAGTATTATGAAAAGGAATGGAAGCTTCCCAAAATACTATGCCTGCCACCTCTGTGGTCGTCGGTTCAATCTGCGAAGCAGTTTGCGCGAGCACCTTCAGATCCACACAGGAGTACCCTTCACATCAAGCCAACAGGGAGAAAGTAGCATTTCCCTGTCTCTTTGTAATAATGCAGCTGAAAAAGATGCCATGGAAGTGCCTGAAGCAGGAATGATTAGTGACAGTGAGCTGCAACAGATCTCAGATTCCCCAATAATTGATGGACAGCAGCAGGCAGAAACACCACCACCGTCGGACATTGCAGACATAGACAACTTGGAGCAGGCAGATCAAGAAAGAGAAGTTAAAAGACGGAAATATGAGTGTTCCATCTGTGGACGCAAATTCATTCAAAAAAGCCACTGGAGGGAGCATATGTACATACATACTGGCAAACCTTTCAAGTGCAGCACTTGCGACAAAAGCTTCTGCAGGGCTAACCAAGCAGCCAGACATGTGTGCCTAAATCAGAGCATTGACACATATACTATGGTGGACAAACAGACTCTGGAACTGTGTACTTTTGAGGAAGGCAGTCAAATGGACAACATGTTAGTACAGACCAACAAGCCCTACAAATGTAACTTGTGTGACAAAACATTTTCAACTCCCAATGAAGTGGTCAAACATTCGTGCCAAAATCAAAACTCTGTCTTTGCTCTAGAAGAAGATAGATCCATTCTGCTAGGTAGTGAGGACACAGAAGCTACAGAGACTGATAACTCCGTGTTAACCTCCATCAAAAAGGAGCAGGAAGCAGTGTTGTTAGACTGA